One genomic segment of Plasmodium vivax chromosome 9, whole genome shotgun sequence includes these proteins:
- a CDS encoding pescadillo N-terminus domain containing protein (encoded by transcript PVX_091060A): MHIHKLRKKAKKKKEGKYLTKKSILKKLFLKEREFRKLCIFKGIYPKDFKEIPLKLRSKFYKQKVYYSKNDFQKLAHEKIIQDFRKITTCLRKYKKYKVALEDEERCKNLIKNFPKYTLDHIIKERFPIFSYAIEELDDALSAVVAYSLLPSNEKLGILNRFVTNCEKIKNHFHYYVYKTNRIKKGFISVKGYYLQAEILQKKVTWLIPHTFTPYLDKSIDFSLITTFIEYYICLLKFVLFKLYKMHNMAYPPEQGELLKSEKLSHLSYDEGLIALCREKFPGETTQVDSGLSSDGHLLVQSPQEGAPPAGEPSQSEEHREEVKPSGLPKKESEDEEIKHNIDEQNDTLKDLFKNQVYYIHTDMPLDILSLIILSCGGAIGWNSPYSPYQLGDQKITHEILEPYGEAPQKGHQKMENMYVQPQYIFDCLNRKKILPCSDYSVDVKNLPVHLSPFIEDDNFKNFVKREEYAINKLLNEEAERNGLNRDAQETTTHEHGQANKDDELLKSDDEVSKEKLQLLRNACLNNQMELEDEDNYVPVEETSTKDTQKAKEVQSAKTRENIQRHKILLSKKKRKLYTRIENAERKQKMTIDKFINKTREKKLAGGAKKKKKN, from the coding sequence ATGCATATCCACAAGCTGCggaagaaggcgaagaagaagaaggagggcAAGTACCTGACGAAGAAAAGCATACTGAAGAAGCTGTTCCTGAAGGAGAGGGAGTTCCGGAAGCTCTGCATCTTCAAGGGGATATACCCAAAGGACTTTAAGGAAATCCCCCTGAAATTACGAAGCAAGTTTTACAAGCAAAAAGTATACTACTCAAAAAATGACTTCCAAAAATTGGcccatgaaaaaattattcaggACTTCAGAAAAATCACCACCTGTTTAagaaagtataaaaaatataaagtagCATTGGAGGATGAAGAGagatgtaaaaatttaataaaaaatttccccaaATATACATTAGACCATATAATTAAGGAAAGGTTCCCCATCTTTTCTTATGCAATAGAAGAACTTGACGATGCTCTAAGTGCAGTTGTGGCCTATTCGTTGCTTCCTTCAAATGAGAAGTTGGGAATTTTAAATCGATTTGTTACAAACtgtgaaaagataaaaaatcaCTTTCATTATTATGTGTACAAAACGAATAGGATCAAAAAGGGGTTCATAAGTGTAAAGGGATATTACCTACAGGCAGAAATTTTGCAGAAGAAAGTTACCTGGCTCATTCCCCATACATTTACTCCCTATTTAGATAAGTCCATAGACTTCTCCCTCATCACCACTTTTATAGAGTACTACATTTGCCTGCTCAAATTTGTCCTCTTCAAACTTTACAAGATGCACAATATGGCTTACCCCCCCGAGCAGGGCGAGCTCCTGAAAAGTGAAAAGCTCAGCCACCTTTCGTACGACGAGGGGTTGATTGCGCTCTGCAGGGAGAAGTTCCCGGGGGAGACCACCCAAGTGGATAGCGGCCTTAGCTCAGATGGCCACCTGTTGGTGCAGTCTCCACAGGAGGGTGCCCCCCCAGCAGGGGAACCAAGCCAAAGTGAGGAGCACCGCGAGGAAGTGAAACCCAGCGGCCTccccaaaaaagaaagcgaagatgaagaaataaaacacaACATAGACGAACAGAATGACACCCTGAAGGACCTGTTCAAAAATCAAGTCTATTACATCCACACAGATATGCCCCTCGACATACTCTCCCTCATTATCCTGTCCTGTGGAGGTGCCATAGGATGGAATTCCCCCTACTCTCCCTATCAGCTGGGTGATCAAAAAATCACGCACGAAATTTTAGAACCCTATGGAGAAGCCCCACAAAAGGGGcaccaaaaaatggaaaacatGTATGTACAACCGCAATACATATTTGACTGccttaatagaaaaaaaatactcccATGTAGTGACTACTCTGTCGATGTGAAAAACCTTCCTGTGCACCTCTCCCCATTCATTGAGGATGacaactttaaaaatttcgtgAAAAGGGAGGAATACGCGATTAACAAGCTGTTGAATGAAGAGGCGGAGAGAAATGGCCTCAACAGAGACGCACAGGAGACGACAACACATGAACATGGTCAGGCAAATAAAGACGATGAATTGCTAAAATCAGACGATGAGGTCAGTAAGGAAAAACTGCAACTACTTAGAAATGCTTGCCTAAATAACCAGATGGAGTTGGAAGATGAGGACAATTACGTTCCAGTGGAGGAGACCTCCACGAAGGATACGCAGAAGGCCAAGGAGGTGCAGTCAGCCAAAACGAGGGAAAACATACAGAGACATAAAATCCTCCTCAGTAAGAAGAAGCGAAAGTTGTACACAAGAATTGAAAATGCcgaaaggaaacaaaaaatgaccaTCGATAAGTTTATTAACAAAAcaagggagaagaagctagCTGGgggtgccaaaaaaaaaaaaaaaaattga
- a CDS encoding hypothetical protein, conserved (encoded by transcript PVX_091065A) yields the protein MFSLRSSSNSSKKQPIEVDGKGKRPTSAKGETEQAEDDQVKNLYNEKSLVKVESYLNYAEQQTQMYPISRTTTPHQLNIGSMESVHEEEGTFNPIAKSSTLLSHEEEELAKLISENDEGVEEEVVRRQTRSVNSSKYPLPGEQRDEEEINFDSGITKSGVNEKRQNCPSNEALQGVSAPQDGSVDVVNNVSEENGEGQAGEMFSPNGEQEESAEAEAEEEVEVNVEAEVDAEVEVNVEAEVEADEEDELGKSPLEQNNSVEGVIGESYAEEPRLHDEGKASGGESSGAHPTRGEDSGKAYQGRNEMCKGEESKERFEESLISDSCVYSKEEEVKSETSLFKDEHEGESHLHDKFNDEVQMGSDVQLSSEVQMGSEVQMGSEAQLSSEMQMSSEGNSNEHFKNALIKDMLMQKESSTADHPSPIDQNKTLALIDNLLSIKGEEGVNNHFDKLFAEESRDVVSNAYGPVPIVNASPGGGNPCGGVTVGGGIPAHVHSGGAAGGAAGVASGVGKSACVSHRESPVGGCVGNNAVGGNLVGSNLVGSNLVGSNLVGSNLVGNNLVGNGLSANHPPANHLVGSTPLGSPPVGSPPLGNLPSGGMHEGCAMASKEALSKGESIRKSKIICLSYLRILKRLTSIWSETNKSFEYHFVSILNSVEMNNLDLYLCCFSNIKISSAKSLFLDSIVECIDELEIIKKLKNGKGKEESSNHLYDKSTSFSSSSSSGNKNGKSEMLKQIMEEVESNLSKEIVDEMHDLSLRNPYYSSTYHGNNSVGNVMSAVSPHVADGGEPSVLSLYSCAHKKGGGNHHVCNDSGGFVDLKKGKELLMCGGRNPCGVSAACGGGAVVGGSPPSAASPIGAVGTAAAGGGSFPSYACNSHGNHFACAGALPANCASGNNISSGNNGNNRGNPLSSSYSANMMSLAGNNPLSYSNSFGAASNSCKKKCSYSDENILNKLNVSIDYHSYNDYSNNYIQEAEKVVEKYKNLSKLNSKESENMYSTCSQSTVHDVSNANVNAYLHFKSFMAEYANMHKGGGGPAEKNKLKDMDLTSSDLSFLRCLYAHLCGTGGWEDKGPSDAYCHENDAKDAKSFYDSKLKLDSSSNNDMSKFLQEYKLSDEDNFDEREYYTKYARNSNKGGILNGCDMNGNFSSNSFQSIMRKRKLRDTPSAHHHHSHHPMQKCSVGGGGLASVSGMAGANGAMLSGLADLSGNPGGGVGASGAGVGGYDLNYLLCNTNVLKKLKFNLLEGKKGADVSGVGGVANVSSVNSVSGGGANLPGSSGSLLGVIDFLKKDSNDYSVDENGGPHMNTRKSFANKNNAMSSNAKNYKDILNLSQENFGKKGANGGGAAGGVAGGAAGGASPSPYKNGNDRDRDRDRDRDRDLDVLHHHHHFPLHHPSLPHHHINPSTLYDFIMNTNSGSSGLMESSLHHSGSLLMNSPTGNNRNESSMHDSGLGNQNNSGNNNNGTMNMKGAYNVSGSATSTTTPSGLQKKNSYDFSADYNSKISANESELSLSNNDNSSELLMSSTKMEGGSSTAAGLSSAVSPGGVAPGGMSPYKHSKNENGKAIGMGTTPNGGSKNVKNLKSSSNITPVPSANYGIGKLKYEMPVGVNPNDDKVKGVYFSKSPRGVGKWNAYFQIANNKRLFTSFSVSKYGYNEARKLSILKRTEWEKEYRHHTDLKNADVKKGKKKSTHHHPQSQQSQSQPSQQAQSQPSQPSQQPQQHHPVSSSLVKGNVKTAQKGNNNHSVNSNSDESISFGRENKLNEDSSWMYSNDDEEGCLISGKLAADLSSELNDLGTLNELSHVSNLNELSHLGNLNELNELTHLNDLNDSHMLTAGGGKKVSKLSMPSGNNGSGGGGGSLTAAGAAVGECIKVDDNINFFIECTKNDNDAFNSVDLLRSSLNGGAAGDGRAAGDGNSGGNSGGNGGGNGGGNSGGSGGGNGGGSGGGKTSSRKSALSGSGNFPLNSLVDSYGAGAENNGKQPLNSSRVLSSSIGLPNKYIRNLQFPAIDSHTVSNFLEAVTDDQKISS from the exons ATGTTCTCGCTGAGAAGTAGCTCCAACAGCAGCAAGAAGCAACCCATTGAGGTggatggaaaaggaaagagacCCACCAGCGCCAAGGGGGAGACCGAGCAGGCGGAGGATGACCAAGTGAAGAACCTGTACAATGAAAAGTCATTAGTCAAAGTAGAAAGTTACCTGAACTATGCAGAGCAGCAGACACAAATGTACCCCATCAGCAGAACAACCACCCCCCATCAGCTTAACATTGGAAGCATGGAAAGTGTCCATGAGGAAGAAGGGACCTTTAACCCGATTGCGAAATCGTCAACACTGTTATCtcatgaggaggaggagctagccaaactTATAAGTGAGAATGACGAAGGGGTTGAAGAAGAGGTGGTGAGGAGACAGACCAGAAGTGTAAACAGTAGTAAGTACCCTCTTCCTGGTGAGCAGAGGGACGAAGAGGAGATTAATTTCGATTCGGGAATAACAAAGTCGGGTGTAAATGAGAAGAGGCAGAACTGCCCAAGTAATGAGGCCCTGCAGGGGGTGTCCGCTCCACAGGATGGCAGCGTCGACGTGGTGAATAATGTCAGCGAGGAAAATGGTGAGGGTCAGGCTGGGGAGATGTTTTCCCCCAATGGTGAACAGGAGGAGTCCGCCGAAGCGGAGGCAGAAGAGGAGGTAGAAGTGAATGTCGAAGCGGAGGTCGATGCGGAGGTAGAAGTGAATGTCGAAGCGGAGGTCGAAGCGGATGAGGAAGACGAATTGGGGAAGTCCCCCCTCGAGCAGAATAACAGCGTGGAGGGAGTCATTGGCGAGTCGTATGCAGAAGAGCCACGCCTCCATGACGAAGGGAAGGCAAGCGGTGGTGAATCGAGCGGCGCCCATCCAACCCGTGGCGAGGACAGTGGAAAGGCCTACCAAGGTAGGAACGAAATGTGCAAAGGTGAAGAATCGAAGGAAAGATTCGAGGAGTCCCTAATCAGTGACAGCTGTGTGTACAGcaaggaggaggaagtgaAATCGGagacttccctttttaaggaTGAGCATGAAGGGGAGAGCCACCTGCACGATAAGTTTAACGACGAAGTGCAGATGGGGAGCGACGTTCAGTTGAGCAGCGAAGTGCAGATGGGGAGCGAAGTGCAGATGGGGAGCGAAGCCCAGTTGAGTAGCGAAATGCAGATGAGCAGCGAAGGGAACAGCAACGAGCACTTTAAAAATGCGCTAATAAAAGATATGCTAATGCAGAAGGAGAGTAGTACAGCTGACCATCCCTCCCCCATTGACCAGAACAAGACGCTTGCCTTGATAGACAACCTGCTAAGCATTaaaggggaggagggggTGAATAATCATTTTGATAAGTTATTTGCCGAGGAGAGCAGAGATGTGGTTAGTAATGCCTATGGCCCTGTGCCCATTGTGAATGCATCCCCTGGTGGGGGAAACCCATGCGGAGGGGTGACTGTTGGAGGGGGGATTcccgcacatgtgcatagtGGCGGTGCTGCCGGTGGTGCCGCCGGTGTTGCCTCCGGTGTTGGGAAGAGTGCCTGCGTGAGCCATAGGGAGAGCCCCGTTGGCGGCTGCGTGGGGAATAACGCCGTGGGGGGCAACCTGGTTGGAAGTAATCTCGTTGGAAGTAATCTCGTTGGAAGCAACCTCGTTGGAAGCAACCTCGTTGGGAATAATCTCGTGGGAAATGGCCTCTCCGCAAATCACCCCCCCGCAAATCATCTCGTGGGGAGTACCCCGCTTGGAAGCCCCCCCGTTGGAAGCCCCCCGCTTGGCAACCTCCCCAGCGGAGGAATGCACGAGGGCTGCGCCATGGCGAGCAAAGAAGCCCTGAGCAAAGGTGAAAGCATAAGGAAGTCAAAAATCATCTGCCTCAGCTACCTACGCATATTGAAGAGGCTAACCTCCATCTGGAGTGAAACGAACAAGTCCTTCGAATACCATTTTGTGAGTATCCTCAACAGCGTGGAAATGAACAACTTGGATTTGTACCTTTGTTGCttttcaaatataaaaatatcctCTGCGAAAAGTTTGTTCCTGGATTCTATTGTGGAGTGCATTGACGAATTGGAGATAATAAAGAAGCTGAAGAAtgggaaggggaaggaggagagTAGCAATCACCTGTATGACAAAAGCACCTCCTTcagttcttcctcctcaagtggaaataaaaatgggaaaagtgAAATGTTGAAGCAGATCatggaagaagtggagagTAATTTGTCTAAAGAAATTGTGGATGAGATGCACGACTTGTCTTTGAGGAACCCCTACTACAGTAGTACCTACCATGGGAACAACAGTGTGGGTAACGTCATGTCTGCAGTGTCTCCTCATGTGGCCGATGGAGGAGAGCCCAGTGTGTTGTCCCTCTACAGCTGTGCCCATAAGAAGGGTGGCGGTAACCACCACGTGTGCAACGATTCGGGTGGCTTCGTCGatttgaaaaaggggaaggaattGCTCATGTGCGGGGGTAGGAATCCCTGCGGTGTGTCTGCTGCCTGCGGAGGTGGGGCGGTCGTTGGAGGGTCCCCCCCGAGCGCCGCTTCCCCTATTGGCGCCGTTGGAACGGCGGCtgccgggggggggagcttcCCCAGTTACGCGTGCAACTCGCACGGCAACCACTTCGCTTGCGCCGGCGCCCTCCCGGCGAACTGCGCCAGCGGCAACAACATCAGCAGCGGTAATAATGGAAACAACAGAGGGAACCCCCTGAGCAGCAGCTACAGCGCGAACATGATGAGCCTGGCCGGGAATAACCCCCTAAGCTACAGCAACAGCTTCGGCGCCGCCTCCAACTCGTGCAAGAAGAAGTGCAGCTACTCGGATGAAAACATTCTAAACAAGCTAAACGTCAGCATAGACTACCACTCGTATAACGACTACAGCAACAACTACATTCAGGAGGCCGAGAAGGTGGTggaaaagtacaaaaatttgaGCAAGCTTAATTCGAAGGAGAGCGAAAATATGTATAGCACGTGCAGCCAGTCCACCGTGCACGACGTCAGTAACGCTAACGTGAATGCCtatttgcattttaaatCGTTCATGGCGGAATATGCGAACATGCACAAGGGGGGTGGGGGCCCTGCGGAGAAGAACAAGTTGAAGGACATGGACTTGACCTCCAGTGACCTGAGCTTCCTGCGCTGCCTCTACGCGCATTTGTGTGGAACCGGCGGATGGGAG GATAAAGGACCCAGCGATGCGTACTGCCATGAAAACGACGCGAAGGATGCGAAGAGCTTTTACGACAGCAAGCTGAAGCTCGACTCGAGCAGCAACAACGACATGAGCAAATTCCTGCAGGAGTACAAGCTGAGTGATGAAGACAACTTTGACGAGAGGGAGTACTACACCAAGTACGCGCGAAACAGCAACAAAGGGGGGATTCTCAACGGATGTGATATGAACGGAAATTTTTCGTCCAACAGTTTCCAGAGCATcatgaggaagaggaagttgAGGGACACCCCTTCTGCGCACCACCATCATAGTCATCACCCGATGCAGAAGTGCAGCGTAGGGGGTGGCGGTTTGGCTAGTGTAAGCGGAATGGCTGGTGCGAACGGGGCCATGCTGAGCGGGCTCGCGGACCTGAGTGGAAACCCCGGAGGCGGGGTGGGCGCGAGCGGAGCGGGCGTGGGGGGCTACGACTTGAACTACCTGCTGTGCAACACCAATGTGCTGAAGAAGTTGAAGTTTAATTTGTTGGAGGGCAAGAAGGGTGCCGATGTTAGCggggttggcggcgttgCCAATGTTAGCAGTGTTAACAgtgttagcggcgggggagcgAACCTGCCcgggagcagcggcagcCTGCTGGGAGTCATCGACTTCCTGAAGAAGGACTCCAACGACTACTCCGTGGACGAAAACGGCGGCCCGCACATGAACACGAGAAAAAGCTTCGCCAACAAGAATAACGCCATGAGTAGCAACGCGAAGAACTACAAGGACATTTTGAACCTGTCGCAGGAGAATTTTGGCAAGAAGGGAgccaacggggggggagcggcgggagGAGTGGCAGGAGGAGCGGCGGGAGGTGCATCTCCCTCACCGTACAAGAATGGGAACGATCGAGACCGAGATAGGGACCGCGACCGGGACCGCGACCTGGACGTGCTTCACCACCACCATCACTTCCCCCTGCACCACCCATCGCTCCCACATCACCACATAAACCCCAGCACCCTGTACGACTTTATAATGAACACCAATAGTGGGTCTAGCGGATTGATGGAGAGTTCGCTTCACCATTCAGGAAGCCTCCTGATGAACAGCCCCACCGGGAATAACAGAAATGAGAGCAGCATGCATGACAGTGGCCTTGGGAACCAGAACAACAGCGGCAATAACAATAACGGCACGATGAACATGAAGGGAGCATACAACGTGAGTGGAAGTGCCACGAGCACCACGACTCCCAGCGGAttgcagaagaagaacagcTACGATTTTAGCGCCGATTATAATTCCAAGATAAGTGCCAACGAGTCGGAGCTGTCCCTAAGCAATAACGATAATAGTAGCGAGCTGCTAATGAGTAGtaccaaaatggagggggggTCTTCTACCGCAGCTGGTCTGAGCAGTGCTgtctccccagggggggttGCACCGGGAGGGATGAGCCCCTACAAACATAGTAAGaatgaaaatggaaaggcAATTGGAATGGGTACGACCCCAAATGGTGGGAGTaagaatgttaaaaatttaaaaagctcATCCAACATCACACCAGTGCCATCAGCAAACTACGGAATTGGGAAGTTGAAATATGAAATGCCTGTTGGTGTAAATCCAAATGATGATAAAGTGAAGggagtttatttttctaaGTCCCCTAGAGGAGTTGGCAAGTGGAACGCCTATTTTCAAATTGCCAATAATAAGAGGCTGTTTACCAGCTTCAGTGTGAGCAAGTACGGCTATAACGAAGCTAGGAAGTTATCTATTTTGAAGAGAACCGAGTGGGAGAAGGAGTACAGGCACCACACTGACTTGAAGAACGCGgatgtgaagaaggggaagaagaagtccACCCACCACCACCCGCAATCGCAGCAATCGCAATCGCAGCCATCGCAGCAAGCGCAATCGCAGCCATCGCAGCCATCGCAGCAGCCGCAGCAGCACCACCCGGTAAGCAGCAGCTTGGTCAAAGGTAACGTCAAAACTGCGCAGAAGGGGAACAACAACCACTCGGTAAATTCCAACAGCGATGAGTCCATCTCGTTTGGGAGGGAAAACAAACTGAATGAAGACAGCAGCTGGATGTACTCCAATGACGACGAGGAGGGCTGCTTGATTAGCGGCAAACTCGCGGCCGACCTGTCGAGCGAGCTGAACGATTTGGGCACGTTGAACGAGTTGAGCCATGTGAGCAATTTGAACGAGCTCAGCCATTTGGGCAATCTGAACGAGCTGAACGAGCTCACCCATTTGAACGACTTGAACGATTCGCATATGCTGACTGCTGGGGGAGGAAAGAAGGTGAGCAAGCTGAGCATGCCCAGTGGGAATAACGGCAGCGGCGGCGGAGGAGGGTCTCTCACTGCTGCTGGTGCGGCGGTCGGCGAGTGCATCAAGGTGGACGACAACATAAACTTCTTCATCGAGTGCACGAAGAACGATAACGACGCGTTTAACTCCGTGGACCTTCTGCGTTCGAGTTTGAACGGCGGGGCGGCTGGCGACGGAAGAGCGGCCGGTGACGGCAATAGCGGTGGCAATAGCGGTGGCAATGGCGGTGGCAATGGCGGTGGCAATAGCGGTGGCAGTGGCGGTGGCAATGGCGGTGGCAGTGGCGGTGGGAAGACCTCCTCCAGGAAAAGCGCCCTCAGCGGCAGTGGCAACTTCCCCTTGAACTCGCTCGTGGACTCCTACGGAGCCGGCGCAGAGAACAACGGCAAGCAGCCGCTCAACTCGTCCAGGGTGCTCTCCAGCTCGATTGGGCTGCCCAACAAGTACATCCGCAACTTGCAGTTCCCGGCCATCGACTCCCACACGGTCAGCAACTTTTTGGAGGCCGTCACGGACGACCAGAAAATTTCGTCCTAG